From one Haloplasma contractile SSD-17B genomic stretch:
- a CDS encoding universal stress protein, with translation MYKNILIAIPIGERGNDIFEAGLKLAKQNNARITLCHILSLQYIAPTYVNASVYMPQSVLYVNDRAEMEKLLNNYKKKASDAGINHIETVITASSTPSLAITEVVAPGYSCDLIVCGCSEKKGLMKFLGSTAAEITKSAHCDVWVVKNKNE, from the coding sequence TTGTATAAAAATATATTGATTGCAATTCCAATAGGTGAGAGAGGTAACGATATTTTTGAGGCGGGACTTAAACTTGCTAAACAGAATAATGCGAGGATAACACTTTGCCATATATTAAGCCTACAGTATATTGCACCGACCTATGTGAATGCAAGTGTGTACATGCCACAAAGTGTACTTTATGTGAATGATCGAGCAGAAATGGAAAAACTACTTAATAATTACAAGAAAAAGGCTAGTGATGCAGGGATTAACCATATTGAAACGGTAATAACTGCAAGTTCTACTCCATCACTCGCAATAACTGAAGTCGTTGCTCCTGGATATTCTTGTGACCTAATTGTTTGTGGATGTAGTGAGAAAAAGGGCTTAATGAAATTCTTAGGTAGCACAGCAGCAGAAATAACGAAATCGGCACACTGTGATGTATGGGTTGTTAAAAATAAAAATGAATAA
- a CDS encoding TetR/AcrR family transcriptional regulator, which translates to MDDKRIKILNAVIDIIKTDGINSGIKMSTIATKADIGKGTIYEYFKNKDAVITETLIYLIDLGKQNILFDTSNLSLNFEDTLSYFIERLLKSITRNGSLYNLFAHQKIGNILNEEMKLKIHQKMIEMKHEFRVLFKEILELGIKENKIPTNYDQFESKCAITTLLTCTMEFVQEHHPRQLDENKKNIFITKLTSLTIKMVK; encoded by the coding sequence ATGGATGATAAGCGAATAAAAATACTCAATGCAGTTATTGACATAATAAAAACAGACGGAATAAATTCTGGAATTAAGATGTCAACAATTGCTACAAAAGCAGATATCGGTAAAGGAACCATCTATGAATACTTTAAAAATAAAGATGCAGTCATTACGGAGACGCTTATTTATTTAATCGATTTAGGTAAACAGAATATTTTGTTTGATACGTCTAATCTAAGTCTAAACTTTGAAGATACCTTGTCCTATTTTATTGAAAGGTTATTAAAATCAATAACAAGGAATGGAAGTTTATATAACTTATTTGCACATCAGAAAATAGGTAATATATTAAATGAGGAAATGAAATTAAAAATTCATCAAAAAATGATTGAGATGAAGCATGAATTCAGGGTGTTGTTTAAAGAAATTCTTGAATTAGGAATTAAAGAAAATAAAATTCCTACGAACTATGATCAATTTGAGTCAAAGTGTGCTATTACTACACTTCTAACTTGCACTATGGAATTTGTACAAGAACATCATCCTAGACAATTAGATGAGAACAAAAAGAATATATTTATAACTAAGTTGACTAGTTTAACTATAAAGATGGTTAAATAA
- the tnpB gene encoding IS66 family insertion sequence element accessory protein TnpB (TnpB, as the term is used for proteins encoded by IS66 family insertion elements, is considered an accessory protein, since TnpC, encoded by a neighboring gene, is a DDE family transposase.) produces the protein MITRQKIKSVYLACGFADLRKSIDGLALIVQESFDLDPFSPSLFVFCNRNKDKLKILHWEHNGFWLYYRRLERGKFKWPTDDNEQNIKIKPKEFEWILDGYEVRQGKAFKEVNQRKIV, from the coding sequence ATGATTACTAGACAGAAAATAAAATCCGTTTACCTGGCATGTGGTTTCGCAGATTTACGAAAATCGATCGATGGATTAGCTCTTATCGTTCAAGAAAGTTTTGACCTAGACCCCTTCTCTCCGTCTTTATTTGTGTTCTGTAATCGAAATAAAGACAAATTGAAAATACTCCACTGGGAACATAATGGATTTTGGTTGTATTATCGCCGTTTAGAGCGAGGGAAATTCAAGTGGCCAACTGACGATAATGAGCAAAATATAAAGATAAAACCAAAGGAGTTTGAATGGATATTAGATGGATATGAAGTCCGTCAAGGCAAGGCTTTTAAAGAGGTAAATCAACGTAAAATAGTCTAA
- a CDS encoding DUF523 and DUF1722 domain-containing protein, with amino-acid sequence MLNRKPRLIVSKCLGVDHCRYSNTICKSKIVDLFKKHMELIPVCPEQEIGLPTPRESLRIVNREDNKLIQPKTGEDYTKEMLDFSEAYFKKNNTIDGFILKGRSPSCGIKDVKVYDEDGNIDRGKTSGLFAGKCMEQYKGLPLEDEGRLTNYKIRDLFLTKLYTVSEFNDIKRENNLEWLKSFHQEHELLFKLYNKTAYKKMNTLLFNNVPQIFSLYEEQLQRVFQKRFRKDSFKKSVQRLFKEMTPELSSKEVSFINGVIQDFDNELVSEQVIEYILKNNLLRFEMSHYYTQRLFNKYPKPLYTPTDSGK; translated from the coding sequence ATGTTAAACAGGAAACCTAGACTGATTGTTAGTAAATGTTTAGGGGTTGATCACTGTCGATATTCAAACACAATATGCAAATCTAAAATTGTAGATTTATTTAAAAAGCACATGGAACTAATACCTGTGTGTCCAGAGCAAGAAATAGGGCTACCTACTCCGAGGGAAAGTTTAAGAATAGTGAATAGAGAAGACAATAAGTTAATACAACCGAAAACCGGTGAAGATTATACGAAGGAAATGCTCGATTTTTCAGAAGCATATTTTAAAAAAAATAATACAATTGATGGATTTATATTAAAAGGTCGTTCTCCCTCATGTGGAATAAAGGATGTAAAGGTATATGACGAAGATGGAAATATAGACCGTGGTAAAACGAGTGGTCTGTTTGCAGGAAAGTGTATGGAACAGTATAAAGGACTCCCATTAGAGGATGAGGGTCGACTAACAAACTATAAAATTAGAGACTTATTTCTAACAAAGCTCTATACGGTATCAGAGTTTAATGATATAAAACGAGAAAATAACTTAGAATGGTTGAAATCATTTCATCAAGAACATGAATTATTATTTAAACTTTATAATAAAACTGCTTATAAGAAAATGAATACCTTATTATTCAATAATGTACCTCAAATATTTTCATTATATGAAGAACAATTACAACGTGTATTTCAAAAACGATTTCGAAAAGACTCATTTAAAAAGAGTGTACAGAGACTTTTTAAAGAAATGACTCCTGAACTTTCGAGTAAGGAAGTAAGCTTTATAAATGGTGTAATTCAAGACTTTGATAATGAACTGGTATCAGAGCAAGTGATTGAATATATATTAAAAAATAATCTTTTACGATTTGAAATGAGTCATTATTACACGCAACGTTTATTTAATAAATATCCAAAACCTTTATATACACCAACCGATTCAGGGAAGTAA
- a CDS encoding efflux RND transporter permease subunit, whose amino-acid sequence MGNFSEYSVKRPITILMAVLIVIILGTVSLTKLKKDLFPSINFPVAVVSTTYMGASPEEVEMSVTKPLENSLATVSNIKSIESISQEHSSLIILKFNQSTNMDSAMIEIRENLDMVTSYLPDEIGNPMIMKMNPEMFPIMNFSFALHSKDINETTILMQDKILPRLERIPGVATITLSGAAENKVHIVLEDEAIHDLRNTYGIEVSKEMISGILKGQNFSMPGGYLNDEGTDYLVRVGDQLKDIEEIKNLPILVMPQKTITIDDIADVKMVNEADQSYSKVNGEDAITLTIQKQNNYETTEVVESINRELDKIRKDYEGVEVVVLLDQAKYINQSISSVTHNILIGGALAILILLLFLRDLKPTFVIALAIPISVMAAFSMIYFAGITLNVISMGGLALGIGMLVDNSIVVIENIYRLRVEGKPAREAAVIGARQVGGAITASTLTTVSVFLPIVFIEGLTAEIFKEMALTISFSLLASLIIAVTLVPTLSAKMLNKNQQATREHNSLDFVKRIYTSILKFSLKHKVIILITSILVFGLSIYLSMRVGTEFIPTTDEGQITVNVEMPKGTEFEETAATLDDLVNELIKLEDIDTVGAKMGGGFLNFNIGGSKDSGTINIILKEDRKQTTNQISSIIRNLTENYKADITVEASNSSMGMMGESGISISVKGHDLEKLEEIATDLETLLKNTEGTTEIDNGVSKTSPELKITVNKESSIAKNLTIAQVYMRISEMLKTDDTVSAISINGRDYNITVKDAVNTKNNVDIEAIENLPFKYTNPVTQIEETILLKEIATIEIADGFGTINRIDQSRTISVSSQIEEGYNIGKVGQKVQKQLDTYDLPSGYTLELQGEQQQINSALIDLSLALILAVVLVYMVMAAQFQSLVFPFIVMFTIPLAFTGGSLGLFITGTPISVVSAIGFIILAGIVVNNGIVLIDYINQLKEDGMSTYDAIFEAGNTRLRPIVMTALTTILALSTMAIGFGEGSESLQPMAITAIGGLVYSTLLTLIIVPVIYAGLDRFRKTNR is encoded by the coding sequence ATGGGAAATTTTTCAGAGTATAGTGTAAAAAGACCTATTACTATATTAATGGCAGTACTAATCGTTATAATATTAGGAACGGTATCACTAACTAAATTAAAGAAAGATTTATTTCCGAGCATTAACTTTCCAGTTGCTGTAGTGTCTACAACATATATGGGAGCAAGTCCAGAAGAAGTAGAGATGAGCGTTACAAAGCCACTTGAAAATTCTTTAGCTACCGTTAGTAATATAAAAAGTATTGAATCGATTTCACAGGAACATTCTTCGCTTATTATTTTAAAATTCAATCAATCAACAAATATGGATTCAGCAATGATTGAGATAAGAGAAAACCTTGATATGGTTACGTCATATTTACCAGATGAAATTGGGAATCCTATGATCATGAAAATGAATCCAGAAATGTTTCCAATAATGAACTTTTCTTTTGCATTACACAGTAAAGATATTAATGAAACGACAATCTTAATGCAGGATAAAATCTTACCTAGGTTAGAGCGAATTCCTGGAGTTGCTACTATAACATTATCTGGTGCCGCAGAAAATAAAGTTCATATTGTTTTAGAGGATGAAGCAATTCATGATCTTAGAAACACTTATGGTATAGAAGTGTCAAAAGAAATGATATCTGGAATTCTTAAAGGGCAAAACTTTAGTATGCCAGGTGGTTATCTTAATGATGAAGGTACAGACTATTTAGTGCGTGTAGGAGACCAACTTAAAGACATAGAAGAAATAAAAAACTTACCGATTCTAGTGATGCCACAAAAAACAATCACAATAGATGATATTGCAGATGTTAAAATGGTAAATGAAGCTGATCAGTCATATTCAAAGGTAAATGGTGAAGATGCCATTACACTAACAATACAAAAACAAAATAATTATGAAACAACTGAAGTTGTAGAATCAATCAATAGAGAATTAGATAAAATACGCAAAGATTACGAAGGAGTAGAAGTTGTTGTACTACTGGATCAAGCTAAGTATATAAACCAGTCAATTAGCTCAGTTACACATAATATTTTGATAGGCGGAGCCTTAGCAATTCTGATCTTATTATTATTCCTGCGTGACTTAAAGCCAACCTTTGTTATTGCACTTGCTATTCCGATTAGTGTTATGGCGGCATTTAGTATGATTTACTTTGCTGGTATTACATTAAACGTTATATCAATGGGTGGATTAGCGCTAGGAATCGGAATGCTTGTGGATAACTCAATTGTTGTAATAGAAAATATCTATAGACTTCGAGTAGAAGGAAAACCTGCACGGGAAGCGGCTGTTATTGGTGCTAGACAAGTAGGAGGAGCAATTACCGCCTCTACATTAACAACCGTATCTGTATTCTTGCCAATCGTGTTTATTGAGGGGTTAACAGCTGAAATATTTAAAGAAATGGCCTTAACGATTTCATTCTCATTACTTGCTAGTTTAATTATAGCAGTAACATTAGTACCAACTTTGTCAGCAAAAATGCTAAATAAAAATCAACAAGCGACTCGTGAACATAACAGTTTAGATTTTGTTAAAAGGATTTATACAAGCATTTTAAAATTTTCATTAAAACATAAAGTGATAATCCTAATAACAAGTATACTTGTATTTGGTTTAAGTATTTATTTATCAATGCGTGTAGGAACTGAATTTATACCTACAACAGATGAAGGGCAAATCACCGTTAATGTTGAAATGCCAAAGGGAACAGAGTTTGAAGAGACAGCAGCTACATTAGATGATTTAGTAAATGAACTTATAAAGCTAGAAGATATTGATACAGTCGGAGCAAAAATGGGTGGAGGATTTTTGAACTTTAATATAGGAGGTTCAAAAGACTCTGGAACGATTAATATTATTTTAAAAGAAGATCGTAAACAAACAACAAACCAGATTTCATCTATTATTCGTAATCTCACAGAAAATTATAAGGCTGACATTACTGTTGAAGCAAGCAACTCAAGCATGGGAATGATGGGTGAATCTGGAATCAGTATTTCAGTTAAAGGTCATGACTTAGAAAAACTTGAAGAAATTGCAACTGATTTAGAGACGTTACTTAAGAATACAGAAGGTACAACAGAAATTGATAATGGAGTGTCTAAAACATCACCTGAGTTAAAAATTACAGTTAATAAAGAGTCAAGTATCGCAAAGAACTTAACAATTGCTCAGGTGTATATGCGTATTTCTGAAATGCTAAAAACAGATGACACTGTAAGCGCGATTAGTATAAATGGTCGTGACTACAACATTACTGTGAAAGATGCAGTAAACACTAAAAATAATGTTGATATTGAAGCAATTGAGAATTTGCCATTTAAATATACAAATCCAGTGACTCAAATAGAAGAAACAATCTTATTAAAGGAAATTGCAACAATTGAAATAGCAGATGGATTCGGAACAATTAATCGTATTGATCAAAGTAGAACAATCTCAGTATCCTCTCAAATAGAAGAAGGATATAATATAGGAAAAGTTGGACAAAAAGTTCAGAAGCAATTAGATACTTATGATTTACCATCAGGCTATACGCTTGAACTTCAAGGAGAACAACAGCAAATAAACAGTGCGCTTATAGATTTAAGTCTAGCTTTAATACTAGCAGTAGTACTAGTCTATATGGTAATGGCTGCACAATTCCAATCACTTGTATTTCCTTTTATTGTTATGTTTACTATACCTCTTGCGTTTACTGGTGGATCTTTAGGACTTTTTATAACAGGTACGCCAATTAGTGTTGTGTCTGCAATTGGATTTATTATCTTAGCAGGTATAGTTGTAAACAACGGTATCGTTCTAATAGATTATATTAATCAGTTAAAAGAAGATGGTATGTCTACATATGATGCAATATTTGAAGCAGGTAATACACGTTTACGACCAATCGTAATGACAGCCTTAACAACAATTTTAGCATTATCAACAATGGCGATTGGATTTGGTGAAGGGTCAGAGTCATTACAACCAATGGCTATTACAGCAATAGGTGGACTTGTATACTCAACATTATTAACTTTAATAATTGTTCCTGTCATTTATGCAGGACTTGATCGATTCAGAAAAACTAATAGGTGA
- a CDS encoding TM2 domain-containing protein, which translates to MDSVQTVSEKNRLVALLLCFFLGGLGVHRFYAGKVGTGILWLLTLGIFGIGVLIDFILIAVGSFTDSEGNKILKWD; encoded by the coding sequence ATGGATTCAGTTCAAACTGTATCAGAAAAAAATCGTTTAGTTGCTTTATTATTATGTTTTTTCCTAGGTGGTTTAGGGGTTCACCGCTTTTATGCAGGTAAAGTTGGGACGGGTATTTTATGGTTACTAACGTTAGGGATATTTGGAATCGGTGTACTAATTGATTTCATCCTAATTGCCGTAGGTTCTTTCACTGATAGTGAAGGTAACAAAATCCTTAAGTGGGACTAA
- the uvsE gene encoding UV DNA damage repair endonuclease UvsE, whose protein sequence is MKVRFGYVAISKELKGITTSSRVTYTRYNKLTKKEKHDKLIKVTRSNIEALEAVIKHNIKKDIHFYRISSALIPLATHPDVMWRFESYFRNDFKKIGKLIREHKMRVDMHPDQFNVLNSIKNNVVENTIESLNYHHRVLDAMGLQHEKLILHIGGATNGKDSAISRFVDNYNSLPTVLKNRLIIENDDKVYTIKDVIDISKRVSPKIPIVYDFHHDRCNKVTLTRDMIRIIVDSWVNSVEPIKVHISTGREHDNDRSHSDYININDFIDLANLFKPYTDHLDIMIEAKMKDMAMFKLIDDIKENYPELKWQDTTTLIY, encoded by the coding sequence ATGAAAGTACGATTTGGTTATGTAGCAATTTCTAAAGAATTAAAAGGCATCACAACTAGTAGTCGTGTTACCTACACGCGTTACAATAAGCTTACTAAAAAAGAGAAACATGATAAATTAATAAAAGTTACACGTTCGAATATAGAAGCATTAGAAGCGGTTATTAAACACAATATAAAAAAAGACATCCATTTTTACCGGATTAGCTCCGCTTTAATTCCACTGGCGACCCACCCTGATGTGATGTGGAGGTTTGAATCTTATTTCCGTAATGATTTCAAAAAAATAGGAAAATTAATAAGAGAACATAAGATGAGAGTAGATATGCACCCAGATCAGTTTAATGTATTAAATAGCATTAAAAATAATGTGGTTGAAAATACTATTGAGTCCTTAAATTATCACCACCGTGTACTAGACGCTATGGGTCTTCAACATGAAAAGTTAATCTTACATATAGGGGGTGCAACTAACGGAAAAGATTCTGCAATTTCACGTTTTGTAGACAACTATAACTCATTACCAACCGTTTTAAAGAACCGACTAATCATAGAAAATGATGATAAGGTATATACGATAAAGGATGTAATTGACATAAGCAAGCGTGTAAGCCCTAAAATTCCCATCGTATACGATTTTCATCACGACAGGTGCAATAAAGTAACACTAACGAGAGACATGATCAGGATAATAGTTGACTCATGGGTGAATTCAGTCGAGCCGATTAAAGTTCATATTTCAACAGGAAGAGAACATGACAATGATCGTAGTCATAGTGACTACATAAATATTAATGATTTCATAGACTTAGCTAATCTATTTAAACCTTATACGGATCATTTAGATATTATGATAGAGGCAAAGATGAAAGATATGGCAATGTTCAAACTAATAGATGATATAAAAGAAAACTACCCAGAACTTAAATGGCAAGATACAACAACTCTTATATACTAA
- the tnpA gene encoding IS66 family insertion sequence element accessory protein TnpA — protein sequence MSNKELRSIWEERISDYKNSGLSMKKWCDKNSLKLHQLQYWIRKYKNQEAVNSTSTKWVKVDEEPKVNSHKNDHLIQLRLNDYTIDVHPGFDSQTLKEVIQVLSSL from the coding sequence ATGTCAAACAAAGAATTGAGATCAATCTGGGAAGAACGAATTTCTGATTATAAAAATAGTGGTTTATCCATGAAAAAGTGGTGTGATAAGAATTCTCTTAAACTACATCAACTACAGTACTGGATAAGAAAGTACAAGAATCAAGAAGCAGTTAACTCTACTTCAACTAAGTGGGTGAAGGTTGATGAAGAACCTAAAGTTAATTCACATAAGAATGATCACCTAATTCAACTCAGGTTAAACGACTATACAATCGATGTACACCCTGGGTTTGATTCGCAAACATTAAAAGAAGTGATTCAGGTGCTGAGTTCATTATGA